The genomic interval ATATACACTTTGTATTACGAGAACCAATTATTAGATTTCAAAAATTGTATGAAAAAGAAATTACAAACTTCACAGAGTTTAGTGAAAAATACCTTAGCCAATTATAATGATAGAATATCCAAGAATTTTTTCGCTATCCACAGTTGGTGTGAGAAAGCACTATAATCAAGACTACTTATTACATCAAGTAAGGACTGATTTTACCGGCAACAATGGTATCGGTAAATCGCTTATAGCAGACTTATTTCAACTCATATTTATTGGTCAAAAGAGCAAAATAAGTTTTGGCACCGAGAGCTTCAAAAATAAAGACAGACATATACATACTATACCTTATAATACTGATGATGCTTATGTTTTTATACATATAGAATTTAAGAAAAATGAATTTATAACTATTGGCACTAATATAGGTAATAAGCGTAGCAGGCCGTTAAAGTCATTCTGGATATTAAATCAAGCCTATAATGATAATGACAGAAAAGACCTTGAAACTTTAGCACTTCACGCAGATCAGTTAGCATATAGTAAAGATTTTTTAAAAGATGGTCAATTTTTGCCCATTAACCAGCTTGCAAGGCATCTTAAAAAGAATAAAAAAGGCTTTCTAAAATCCTTCACAGATTTAGAAGATAAAAAAGAATACTATGAGTTTTTATATACTAATGAGCTTTTGCCTATAAATCTTGCGATTGATGAAAATATGGACGCTTTCGCGAAAGTGATACAATCCTTTTCAAAAGCAAACTCATTAGATACGGAGAGCGATAAAATTTTAAAGGATTTTCTTTTTGAGAATAGTTTGGATAAGCTTGAGACCAAATACAAATCAAACAAGGAGAAGCTTGAAAAACTTATAAATGAATACAATGAGCTGGACGAAGAAATACATACTATTGAGTTAAAACAAGAAGTATTAGGTAATCTTAAAGAGTTAGAGCAATTAAAAAACGATGCGCAACAAAATTATCTAACAGCTGAATACCATAGTAATTATTCGCAATACGAAACTGTTGCAAATAAATGCATAGGAACTTCTAATAAAATTGAAAAAGAGACAGATATCATTAGTAACCTAAAATCAGATCTACCAAAAATTTCTAAACAAATTGAAATTACAAAGTCAGATTATGACACCTATTTTAAAGCTCAAGAATCCTTTACAAACTATAAAAATCTCTTTAATGCAAGAGCAGAAAAATTAGCAAGTCTTGATCAGCTTCAAAAAATGAAGCTACCTGAAATAGATCAAGCAAATTTAGTTAAGATAAATATTGATGAATACAATCACCAGTCAATCATTGATAGGGTAAATAAACTTAATTCTGATTTAAAAAGATACGGTACGATTGATAAAATAAATGAGAAGACATCATCACAGCTAAAAATTATTGCAGACTACAAAGCAGTCAAGAGCTCAGAGCTTGCTGACTTAGAAGCACTCAATCGTATTCTATCTGCTGGAGAAGATGGTTCCTTAATCGCACAGATTTTAAAAGACGGTAACAATCTTACTAAAGAACAGGAAACTGTACTGTTCGGATTGCTTAAAAATGTGGATTGCGGAAAACCAGATAATCCTACTAAAGGAAGTCAATACACTAAAGATAGTTCTCTCTTAAAATCTGAAAATATTGAAGAAGATAAGGTGAATTCCGGTTATTGGTTTGCAATAGGTGCTTTACGAACCTTTGTACCTTACTCTAATGATAAACAGATATTTGCTGATACTGCTAAAATGAATGATGCTAAGAAAAAAAAGCAGAATGCAATTAACGAGCAAGTAAAGTCTATCAATAATGAACTTGGCGAAATTTTAAAATTTGAGAAAGGAGATCCTTACGATTTGTCAGCGGTTGATGAGCTGAAAAATCTTAATAAAGATTTTAAAGACTTTTCCTTATACGAAAGGTCAAAAATAGCAATGAGTATTGCCGAAAGTCTTTCTACTAAAATTACTCAAGACCAGAAAGACTTGGAGCTATCGTTGCGAGAATTAGAAGCACTTGAAAAGAAAATTCCAATTGAAATTACATATGAAAAAATAGACGATCAGTTAACATCTTATATTCAAAAAGTAGCTGCTAAAAAGTCTGTCCATACAGATTTGCAAAACAAACTTGAGACTTCAAAATCAACCATAACCCAAAAGGAAGAAAATTTAGTCACACTTAAAGCGTTGCTTGACTCACAGGAGAAAGAACGCGATGAGCTAAAGAAAAAGTATGAGGGTGCGCTTATTATCTTTAAAACACGTTTTAGTCAGTTGCATATTCAGGATTTTGTGCCTACTAATATCAATCAAGTGAATGTAGAAAATCTTCAAAAATTATATAACACAAATAAGGACAATTACATAAACGCTTATGGTAAAGCATCATCCCGATTCGATACGACCAAAGATGATTTAGAAGTAAAAAACCAAATGGATGATCAGAATTATTCATTTGCGGTTTTAGAATTAGTGTTATTAGGACCAAAAATAAAACACACTGAAAATCTTGCCCCAGCACTTAAAAAATCTAATCAAAACAGAACTAAAGTAATGCAGGCCATTACGCAGGCGATGCTTCGTATATTCAAATTGACAAAAACAAAGTATCAAGACTTTGAAAAGACAGTCGAAGATTTGAATGATTTTTTTAACGAGCGACTAATTAGTGACAAGTACCATTTCAAAATAGATTTTACGCCAAATGAAACATTCAAAATAGATTGGATGAAGAATCTACAGTCGTCCACTCAAGCCGCTTACTCGGAAGGAGAATTACAATTTTCAGACTCAGTAGAGAGTTTTGTTGAAAAGATATTTGCAGAAACAACCTCCTACAATGAGAAGATAAAATTTTCAGACCTATTAGACCCAAAAACTTATTTCGATTTAAGTACCAGATTATTAGACAAAGACGGCATTGACCAGACAGGAAGTACAGGACAAAGCTATACAGCGATTGTATTATTAGGTATTGGCAGACTTTCAATTGTGCAAAAAGAAGATAGAAAAGGTGTCAAATTTTTAATACTTGAAGAAGTCTCTAATATGGATAAGGGTAACTTTAACACCTTTCCAAATATTGCAAAAGAGTTTGGATATCAAATGTTGACAATGACACCAGAACCTTATGGCTCTAACGAAGACGAAGGCTGGTATTTACATCACTTAATTGAAGGTTACGAAGATGTTAATATCAATTATGCACCGCCAAGTAGCTATTTTAAAACTAATGAAGCCAGACAAGATCTGTCAGATTACTTAAATAATGTAAATGACCAATGAATTGGGTAACATTAAAATCATTAAATGAACTTTACAGATATAAAGAAACCAAGATTAAGGAAACTTTAATCAAAGATTCATTATTTCAACACTTGCTGAATGATACCCAAGAAATCAAAGAAGGCTATAAGGTTTATTATTCTGATGATGAAGATTTTTTTGAGATGTATGAAGAAGAGTATCTAGAGAAGTTTAATCAGTACTACGCATTTTTAGAAAACAATCAACTTTTAAAACCTCAAACCAGATTTGAAGAAGCAGATATCATAGAGCTAATGGATATGAAACGTCGTATGGACAGCGGCGAACTTTTGCCAATTAGAAATCAAATAATGCAAAATGAGGAAACCGTCAGGAATGTGTCTTCTATGTTTTTCAAAAATGAAAAATATTTAATTGGTAAGAAAGCTTTAATTGATGCCGTTAAACAGATGCTTCAAATTGATGAGCTTGCTGATGATAGAGATCAGCAATATATGTATCGTTTAGAATGTGAAGATCCTAAGTTAATTATTCTCTGTGAAAATTTAGACTTTTTAAAGAGACCTTCATTACCTAGAAAATACGGTTATGAACTTTGGTATGCTGGAGGGAAAAACATTGAAAAACTAAAATATTCCTATGACAGGAACTTGCCTATCTACTATTCCGGCGATTGGGATTATGATGGTCTACTTATTTTCAATATGGTTTGTAAACTTATTCCACAAATTAAGCTTCTTTATCCAACAGCTAGTTCTAAAAGCATCCTGAAATCAGAACACAAAAGTCTTTGGATGGACAGGGATAACCCTTCTAAATACTCCAATCTTAGTGTGAAGAATTTAGATAATAGGCACAAAGATATTCTAGTTAATTTAATAAAGAAAAATCACTGGATAACTGAAGAGGACAATCATCTTAAAGAAATGGTTACTTTGATTCAAGATTAGAATGATGTCACTTTACCAAAGTCATCAATAAGCTCTTCTGGCTATTACACAAAAGGATTAACCGCCGCAGCAGTTCCACTAGGATAACCCCAAGCCACATATTGTGATTTACCTTCATCTACATCAAGATGAACAAATGTATTGCCTACACCTATGCGTTTAAAACCCACATCACGCGCGGCCATAACCAGATTGTTGCGAATTGTTCTAGAAGAAGCTCTTATATCTACAGCTTTACAAGTAGGCATTTTATGAGAAGAGTTGCGCACGCCACCTACTTTACGATTGTGAGCGTCACTACGTGCTCCAGAGTTTATCCAACTGAAGATAGGATAACCGGTCTTTACCGAGAGATTGTGCAGCATCGCTATAAGACGTCTATCCATACAATTTCCAGAACCAGGTAAATCTGGACTGTCAAAGACTGAGAAATCCACAGCGATTCCGTTTGGCTTATATAGTCTAGATTTTGAACGCGACTTGCTAAATTTATAAGCCAAAAAAGCGCCACCCATAAGTAGCGCCATTGTGCCTAATCCTATATAAATATGGCGGTTGTCTTTAATTGCCATTAAGCCTTGTCTTTACAGTTGCAGGGCTTCTTTGTCTGCTGACTTTCTTTATATCTCAAATAAAGATCAGAACCTATTTTAATAGCACTTAGCAAGGTAAATGCGGCAAAAATGTAATTGAGTGTATTACTTCCTTTATCTACATTCATAAAATCTTCTTTTTATTGTAAATCTGAATTTCGGCTTCCAGCTGTTCGATGTATTTTTCTAGCTCCGTGATACGATCACGCTGTTTAGTAATCGTGCGTGACATTGCGGTATTCTTATTCTCGAGCTGGCTGATGCGTTTTTCCATTTTTTCAGACCATTGCACCCAGTTGGTCACAATGCTGTCGTTAGCCTGAGCATTAATGTGCCGTATCTCAGCATTTTTCAGTTTGCGCTGGATATTATAGTGCATCAATAACTCTATGAGCTTCCAGAAGCCCGTAGCACCTAATACAATCGCAACAATTTCATAAACATTCATAATTTGGTTTTTTACGCTTTCGCGAAAGCGTAC from Dokdonia sp. Hel_I_53 carries:
- a CDS encoding D-Ala-D-Ala carboxypeptidase family metallohydrolase, with protein sequence MAIKDNRHIYIGLGTMALLMGGAFLAYKFSKSRSKSRLYKPNGIAVDFSVFDSPDLPGSGNCMDRRLIAMLHNLSVKTGYPIFSWINSGARSDAHNRKVGGVRNSSHKMPTCKAVDIRASSRTIRNNLVMAARDVGFKRIGVGNTFVHLDVDEGKSQYVAWGYPSGTAAAVNPFV